A single region of the Vicia villosa cultivar HV-30 ecotype Madison, WI linkage group LG4, Vvil1.0, whole genome shotgun sequence genome encodes:
- the LOC131594387 gene encoding E3 ubiquitin-protein ligase MBR2-like, producing MPVLTRRMKWRTTISETDPTSQISPIIQSISCKSTICTLFSTISNNETTHDSNKNKTKNNKKNSNNVNNTSTKFSAASTLRGLGCTAGASQQVSVPAVIRSSEDWQKNRKKKKTRNSNSNINRNKTCHGVVVVDDDVPFQEVWCGPGIGFSSDAAVVSVSEDSVVTTRKNVSSRGKLDNGERILHRERSSYFGRHSLNQETLSYLNDDDDNSDVFTTRHGLESFGNGRFYRNSEIMIIQGKRFMGGRMNSRDQFRDWRLDVDNMSYEQLLELGERIGYVKTGLKEDEMRHNIKKIKVLVSNDISKNQIDKKCTICQEEYELDDELGMLNCEHCYHFQCIKQWLVHKNFCPICKQEVAVRH from the exons ATGCCTGTTCTCACAAGACGCATGAAATGGAGAACAACCATTTCAGAAACTGATCCAACTTCACAAATTTCTCCCATAATCCAATCCATTTCTTGCAAATCCACAATCTGCACCCTCTTTTCCACTATCTCCAACAATGAAACCACACATGACAGTAACAAAAACAAGACaaaaaacaacaagaaaaacaGCAACAATGTTAATAACACCAGTACAAAGTTTTCTGCAGCATCGACCCTCAGAGGACTCGGTTGCACCGCCGGTGCATCGCAACAGGTGTCTGTACCGGCGGTGATTCGGTCCTCTGAAGATTGGCAGAAGaatagaaaaaagaagaaaacaaggAACAGTAACAGTAACATTAACAGaaacaaaacatgtcatggtgttgttgttgttgatgatgatgttccTTTTCAGGAAGTTTGGTGTGGACCTGGAATTGGGTTCTCATCTGATGCTGCTGTTGTTTCTGTTTCTGAAGATAGTGTTGTGACAACAAGAAAGAATGTTTCTTCAAGAGGAAAACTTGATAATGGGGAAAGAATATTACATAGAGAG CGTTCTTCTTATTTTGGAAGACACAGTTTAAATCAAGAAACTTTATCAtatttgaatgatgatgatgataattctGATGTTTTCACAACACGTCATGGATTAGAGTCTTTTGGTAATGGTAGATTCTATCGAAATTCCGAG ATAATGATAATTCAAGGAAAACGATTCATGGGAGGACGAATGAACTCGCGCGACCAATTTAGAGATTGGAGACTCGATGTTGATAATATGTCGTACGAG CAATTGCTTGAGCTCGGAGAAAGAATCGGCTATGTGAAAACTGGACTTAAAGAAGATGAGATGAGACATAACATAAAGAAAATTAAGGTTTTGGTTTCGAATGATATATCAAAGAATCAAATAGACAAAAAGTGCACCATTTGTCAA GAAGAATATGAATTAGATGATGAATTGGGGATGTTAAATTGTGAACACTGCTATCACTTTCAGTGTATAAAACAATGGCTTGTGCATAAAAATTTCTGTCCGATTTGTAAGCAAGAAGTCGCGGTTCGACATTGA
- the LOC131594386 gene encoding uncharacterized protein LOC131594386 isoform X2, whose translation MLLNNIGASSFCCIQPPRPDPKHKTRFIFHCRRDPPPSPAKLHWEKRNVKRQSICTADELHRVTVPNSDWKLALWRYLPSPKAPLRNHPLLLLSGVATNAIGYDLSPESSFARYMSAQGFDTWTLEVRGAGLSTYGDSLEKDEECLTNSPEIDSAINDSKSSDFERALEFKNLGASFESEAKFEESRPTVRLMEVLTGMSERLLSFLDLSEGRHNSAIVSQIKDFHRRLQTLIKGQQIFPPQILELPDRFNTTLEEFQKQVELIVKYDWDFDHYLEEDVPAAMEYIKAQCQPRDGKLLAIGHSMGGILLYAMLSRCCFDEKDSSFASVVTLASSLDYTPSRSSLKWLLPLVEPVQALNVPVIPVGPLIASAYPLAINPPYVLSWLNSQISAQDMMDQKLFEKLVLNNFCTVPSKLLLQLKTVLQNGGLRDRSGTFFYKDHLCKSKVPVLAIAGDQDLICPPEAVYETVKLIPEELVTYKVFGEFGGPHYAHYDLVGGRSAADQLYPCITEFLIRHDMV comes from the exons atgctTCTCAACAACATTGGTGCATCATCATTCTGTTGCATCCAACCACCACGACCCGACCCGAAACATAAAACCCGATTCATCTTTCATTGCCGGCGTGATCCTCCACCGTCTCCGGCGAAGCTACATTGGGAGAAGAGAAACGTGAAGCGACAATCAATATGCACCGCCGATGAGCTTCACCGTGTCACTGTTCCAAACTCCGATTGGAAACTTGCTCTCTGGCGCTACCTTCCTTCTCCCAAG GCTCCTTTGAGGAATCATCCGCTTTTGTTGTTGTCAGGGGTGGCTACCAATGCTATTGGTTATGATCTCTCTCCTGAG TCTTCATTTGCTCGGTACATGTCGGCACAAGGATTTGATACATGGACTCTTGAGGTTCGAGGTGCAGGGTTGAGCACGTATGGAGACAGCTTGGAGAAAGACGAGGAATGTCTCACGAATTCGCCTGAGATAGATTCTGCAATTAATGACAGTAAAAGTAGTGATTTTGAAAGAGCATTGGAATTTAAGAACCTGGGTGCTTCCTTTGAATCAGAAGCAAAATTTGAGGAATCACGGCCAACGGTGAGGTTGATGGAGGTTCTTACAGGGATGTCTGAAAGGCTTTTAAGCTTTCTCG ATTTGTCGGAAGGGAGACACAACTCTGCAATTGTTAGTCAGATCAAGGATTTCCATCGGAGACTTCAAACTCTAATCAAAGGTCAACAAATTTTCCCACCGCAGATTTTAGAGTTGCCAGACCGTTTTAATACGACTTTAGAAGAATTTCAGAAACAGGTTGAGTTGATTGTCAAATATGATTGGGACTTTGATCATTATCTCGAAGAGGATGTACCTGCTGCG ATGGAATATATAAAGGCTCAATGCCAACCAAGGGATGGAAAATTGCTGGCGATTGGCCACTCAATGGGCGGTATCTTGTTGTATGCAATGCTCTCACGGTGTT GTTTTGATGAAAAGGATTCTTCATTCGCATCAGTTGTTACGTTGGCATCATCGCTCGACTATACACCTTCAAGATCATCACTCAAATGGCTCTTACCACTG GTAGAACCTGTTCAGGCATTAAACGTACCGGTTATTCCAGTTGGACCACTAATTGCTTCTGCATACCCTCTTGCGATAAATCCTCCGTATGTTTTATCTTGGCTAAATTCTCAGATTTCAGCTCAAGACATGATGGATCAAAAATTGTTTGAGAAACTTGTTTTGAATAACTTCT GTACTGTGCCTTCTAAGCTTCTCTTGCAGTTAAAAACAGTGTTACAGAACGGCGGTTTACGCGACAGGAGTGGAACGTTCTTCTACAAGGATCATCTCTGCAAAAGTAAAGTTCCTGTTTTAGCGATTGCTGGTGACCAGGACTTAATCTGCCCCCCAGAAGCTGTATACG AAACGGTGAAGCTTATTCCCGAGGAACTGGTTACATACAAAGTCTTCGGGGAGTTTGGAGGTCCACACTATGCCCACTATGACTTAGTGGGTGGCCGATCG GCTGCAGATCAACTGTATCCATGTATAACCGAATTCCTCATTCGTCATGACATGGTTTAA
- the LOC131598748 gene encoding reticulon-like protein B9 yields MAHNTSSDSDNEISATRTNLFQHEKPVHEILGGGKVADILLWRNRNESAALFLGMTVIWFLFEILEYNFVTVISRFSITIMLGLFIWFKVADILKWKEPQIPEIILQESFLENLAFSLDKLFNQLLPMIFHISCGRDLPLFLMIIVFLYIVSVIGSYFSFINLLYIGFVFLQTLPLVFERYDEEINILFEDIMLVLKKIYRKFEKNYLKKIPRGPMKDKKVQ; encoded by the exons ATGGCACACAACACATCATCTGATTCTGATAATGAAATTTCTGCAACAAGAACTAATCTCTTCCAACATGAAAAACCTGTACATGAAATTCTTGGAGGAGGAAAAG TGGCAGATATATTATTATGGAGGAACAGAAATGAATCTGCTGCACTTTTCCTTGGGATGACAGTTATATGGTTTCTATTCGAGATCCTCGAGTACAATTTTGTGACGGTCATTTCTCGTTTTTCCATCACCATAATGCTTGGACTATTCATTTGGTTCAAAGTTGCTGATATATTAAAATG GAAAGAACCTCAGATACCAGAAATTATTTTGCAAGAGTCTTTCCTAGAGAATCTTGCTTTCAGCCTTGACAAACTATTCAACCAGTTATTACCAATGATTTTCCATATTTCATGTGGAAGAGACCTACCACTCTTTCTTATG ATCATTGTTTTCCTCTATATAGTCTCGGTGATCGGAAGCTACTTCAGTTTTATTAATCTTTTATACATTG GCTTTGTCTTCTTGCAAACATTGCCGCTTGTGTTTGAACGATACGACGAAGAAATTAACATTCTGTTTGAAGATATCATGTTGGTACTCAAGAAAATTTATAGGAAGTTTGAAAAGAATTATCTTAAGAAAATTCCTAGAGGACCAATGAAGGACAAAAAAGTTCAATGA
- the LOC131596727 gene encoding secreted RxLR effector protein 161-like produces MEHCNVAITPCEARPQLSKSEDEQDVDPTQYRRLIGSMRYLCNTRPDLAFSVGITTIFMERPKVSHMATVKRILRYVKGTLGCGILFPASDTGRKCNLLGFTDSNWCGVKDDRNSTAGYIFMFVALSSYEAEYIAASLCACQAMWLMNLFKELSSNEGEAITLLVGNVSAINIAKNPIANGRSKHIEMRFHYLRELVSDGKLRLGYCRSEDQVADLLTRV; encoded by the exons ATGGAGCATTGTAATGTTGCCATTACACCATGTGAAGCAAGGCCACAACTGTCCAAgagtgaggatgagcaagatgttgatCCAACTCAATATCGGAGATTGATTGGATCAATGCGGTATTTGTGCAATACGCGACCGGACTTggcatttagtgtcggtattACGACTATATTCATGGAGAGACCTAAGGTATCTCATATGGCAACAGTCAAGAGGATCCTTAGATATGTTAAAGGAACTCTTGGTTGTGGAATTCTCTTTCCGGCATCAGATACGGGCCGAAAGTGTAATTTACTTGGTTTCACCGATTCCAATTGGTGTGGTGTTAAAGATGATAGAAATTCGACggctggatacatctttatgtttg tagCACTCTCGTCTTATGAGGCCGAGTATATTGCAGCGTCGTTGTGTGCTTGTCAAGCCATGTGGCTTATGAATCTATTTAAGGAGCTTAGTAGCAATGAGGGTGAGGCTATTACACTCCTTGTTGGTAATGTTTCTGCGATTAATATTGCGAAGAATCCGATTGCAAACGGAAGGAGCAAGCATATAGAGATGCGGTTTCATTATTTGAGGGAGTTAGTGAGCGATGGAAAGTTACGATTGGGATATTGTCGAAGCGAAGACCAAGTGGCTGATTTGTTGACAAGGGTGTGA
- the LOC131594388 gene encoding uncharacterized protein LOC131594388 — protein sequence MDPPLISISASNFIQPNYPDSLESLSPRSQPPPRSREPMNDEPLANVPNAKLRLMCSYGGHIMPRPHDKSLLYVGGDTRIVVIDRSSSLKDLCSRLSRTILNGRPFTLKYQLPNEDLDSLITVTTDEDLDNMIEEYDRISSSSSTMKSSSRLRVFLFFTKPESTLSMGSLLDDAKSETWFVDALNNSGILSRGVSDSAGDSFVNLDNVPASDSSNNLEAQGVGTAVETLNLLENSSSSNNNVKNVFDVVNVVNSTPGSPMLENSPSSSSLSTSMANLPPIRVRVDETVGSRLQQENKVAMKQDDGFVVSSANVAMAAIPATLTMASAGVVTTAVTSDVNVNRVVSDDERLEYGGVIGARKPPLPLQLVQPRTSGGLSLPSPDSVTSDTSSIASTNSFSKIIYHQEQVQIQPTNIDTKPQPQDSSYMLPQQVDQNQQLQPPQQQQQFVHSNTHYIHHPTSTNQVPIPSYYQVYPPQSQQQQLHNPIAQQQYPIYVMPIGTTQQQPYNMTLQHSLSDPNVVTSIRPLIPQSGTPPIYPNKSPNPNVPSNSTFVQVPSNQFQQQFVGLPQFHHQPQHPINVAPSSGTNYGYEYGGNVEGQVYYTQQTTNAPLVTQYQSMTPAAAAAALSDASNQFPADNVQQSNRTSQPV from the exons ATGGATCCACCACTTATCTCCATATCCGCATCGAATTTCATCCAACCGAATTATCCTGACTCGTTAGAGTCTTTATCACCACGATCACAACCACCACCACGATCACGAGAACCGATGAACGATGAGCCTCTAGCTAATGTCCCAAACGCCAAGCTTCGTCTTATGTGCAGCTACGGAGGCCATATAATGCCGCGTCCTCACGATAAATCCCTACTTTATGTTGGTGGTGATACTCGAATAGTGGTGATCGACCGTAGCTCTTCGTTGAAAGACCTATGTTCGCGCCTTTCGCGGACAATTCTTAATGGAAGACCTTTTACTCTCAAGTACCAGCTTCCAAATGAAGACCTTGACAGCCTCATCACTGTCACGACAGATGAAGATCTCGACAACATGATCGAAGAGTATGATCGAATATCATCTTCATCTTCGACCATGAAATCTTCTTCGAGACTCAGAGTGTTTCTGTTCTTCACAAAACCAGAGTCAACACTCTCAATGGGATCACTCCTTGATGATGCGAAATCCGAGACATGGTTTGTTGATGCACTCAACAACTCGGGGATTCTCTCGAGGGGTGTCTCGGATTCAGCAGGAGATTCTTTCGTGAATCTTGATAATGTTCCTGCTAGCGATTCAAGCAATAACTTGGAAGCACAAGGTGTTGGAACAGCAGTAGAGACATTGAACCTTCTCGAAAACAgcagcagcagcaacaacaaTGTTAAGAATGTTTTTGATGTTGTTAATGTTGTGAACTCAACACCTGGTTCACCAATGCTGGAAAATagtccatcttcatcttctctgtCTACTTCAATGGCGAATTTGCCTCCGATTCGTGTCCGTGTTGACGAAACCGTTGGTAGTAGGCTTCAACAAGAGAATAAAGTTGCAATGAAGCAAGATGATGGATTTGTTGTATCTTCTGCTAATGTGGCTATGGCTGCAATTCCTGCAACATTGACTATGGCTTCAGCTGGTGTTGTTACTACTGCTGTTACTAGTGATGTTAATGTGAATAGGGTTGTTTCTGATGATGAGAGATTAGAGTATGGAGGAGTCATTGGAGCTCGAAAACCGCCTTTACCGTTGCAGCTTGTTCAGCCGAGGACTAGTGGTGGTTTGAGTCTTCCATCACCAGATTCAGTCACAAG TGATACTAGTAGTATTGCATCTACAAATTCTTTCTCCAAAATCATTTATCATCAAGAACAAGTCCAAATCCAACCTACAAACATAGACACCAAACCTCAACCTCAAGATTCTAGTTACATGTTACCTCAACAAGTGGATCAAAACCAACAACTccaaccaccacaacaacaacaacaatttgttCATTCCAACACTCACTATATCCACCACCCTACATCCACAAATCAAGTTCCAATCCCATCATACTACCAAGTCTATCCCCCACAATCACAACAACAACAGCTTCACAATCCAATTGCTCAACAACAATATCCAATCTATGTAATGCCAATTGGAACCACACAACAACAACCATACAACATGACATTGCAACATTCTCTAAGTGACCCTAATGTTGTGACCTCTATTAGGCCACTAATACCTCAAAGTGGAACTCCACCAATTTACCCTAATAAATCACCTAACCCTAATGTGCCATCCAATTCAACATTTGTTCAAGTtccttcaaatcaatttcaacaacaatttgTTGGTTTGCCTCAATtccatcatcaaccacaacatccAATCAATGTAGCTCCTTCTAGTGGTACTAACTATGGTTATGAGTATGGTGGCAATGTGGAAGGTCAAGTGTACTATACTCAACAAACAACTAATGCTCCTTTGGTTACTCAGTACCAATCCATGACCCCTGCAGCTGCTGCTGCAGCATTATCTGATGCTTCAAATCAGTTTCCTGCAGATAATGTTCAGCAATCAAATAGAACTTCGCAGCCGGTTTAA
- the LOC131594385 gene encoding uncharacterized protein LOC131594385, which yields MNTILLRNISYHARRIRLSYPYKSSPSILSLSQPTSFFSSRSDTDPPPYIPSTHDNKQQKPLDIEEISNEELKRRVARLKEGDDDAIPAVFEAVLQRYLTGKPIDADQDLMREILGKGTVAKDDDEEDEDEFDSDSDLEGTSETDFEEEEDLNLGVKSKIGANEGKTKVK from the exons ATGAACACAATTCTCCTAAGAAACATCTCATACCACGCACGCCGTATTCGTCTCTCTTATCCCTACAAATCTTCACCTTCCATTCTCTCTCTTTCCCAACCCACCTCGTTCTTCTCTTCTCGCAGTGATACTGACCCACCTCCTTATATCCCAAGTACCCATGACAACAAACAGCAAAAACCACTAGATATAGAAGAAATAAGCAACGAAG AATTGAAGAGGCGTGTTGCTAGGCTTAAGGAAGGTGATGATGACGCGATTCCAGCTGTGTTTGAGGCAGTATTGCAAAGATATTTGACAGGGAAACCTATAGATGCTGACCAAGATTTGATGAGGGAGATTCTAGGGAAGGGGACAGTGGCAAAAGATGACGATGAGGAAGACGAAGATGAGttcgattctgattctgatttggAGGGAACGAGTGAAACTGATtttgaagaggaagaagatttAAATCTAGGTGTTAAATCAAAGATTGGAGCCAATGAAGGAAAGACTAAGGTGAAGTGA
- the LOC131596728 gene encoding reticulon-like protein B9, with product MAPTTITLFEHDKSVHENLGGGKVADILLWRNRKESAALFLWMTVIWFLFEILEYNLVTIISRFFIAVMLVLYIWFLVANIFEWKNPHVPEIILQESFFNDLAFIIYRRFNSILPTLFLLTCIPDLPYFFMIIVFLLYVVSVIGSYFSFINLLYIGYICMQTLALMFERYGEEINNLFGDIMLVIKKMYRKFDENYLRKILRGPLKEKKGE from the exons ATGGCACCTACAACAATTACACTCTTTGAACATGATAAATCTGTACATGAAAATCTTGGAGGAGGAAAAG TGGCAGATATATTATTATGGAGGAACAGAAAGGAATCTGCTGCACTTTTTCTTTGGATGACAGTGATATGGTTTCTATTCGAGATCCTCGAGTACAATTTAGTAACAATCATTTCTCGTTTTTTCATCGCCGTCATGCTTGTGCTATACATATGGTTCCTAGTTGCAAATATATTTGAATG GAAAAATCCTCATGTACCGGAAATCATTTTACAAGAGTCTTTCTTCAATGATCTTGCTTTCATCATCTACCGAAGATTCAACTCGATATTACCAACACTTTTCTTGCTTACGTGTATACCGGATCTACCATACTTTTTTATG ATCATTGTTTTCCTGCTCTATGTAGTCTCGGTGATTGGAAGTTACTTCAGCTTTATTAATCTTCTATACATTG GCTATATCTGCATGCAAACATTGGCACTTATGTTTGAACGGTACGGCGAAGAAATTAACAATCTGTTTGGAGATATCATGCTGGTAATCAAGAAAATGTATAGGAAGTTTGACGAAAATTATCTCAGAAAAATTCTTAGAGGACCATTGAAGGAAAAAAAAGGTGAATGA
- the LOC131594386 gene encoding uncharacterized protein LOC131594386 isoform X1: protein MLLNNIGASSFCCIQPPRPDPKHKTRFIFHCRRDPPPSPAKLHWEKRNVKRQSICTADELHRVTVPNSDWKLALWRYLPSPKAPLRNHPLLLLSGVATNAIGYDLSPESSFARYMSAQGFDTWTLEVRGAGLSTYGDSLEKDEECLTNSPEIDSAINDSKSSDFERALEFKNLGASFESEAKFEESRPTVRLMEVLTGMSERLLSFLGNDLSEGRHNSAIVSQIKDFHRRLQTLIKGQQIFPPQILELPDRFNTTLEEFQKQVELIVKYDWDFDHYLEEDVPAAMEYIKAQCQPRDGKLLAIGHSMGGILLYAMLSRCCFDEKDSSFASVVTLASSLDYTPSRSSLKWLLPLVEPVQALNVPVIPVGPLIASAYPLAINPPYVLSWLNSQISAQDMMDQKLFEKLVLNNFCTVPSKLLLQLKTVLQNGGLRDRSGTFFYKDHLCKSKVPVLAIAGDQDLICPPEAVYETVKLIPEELVTYKVFGEFGGPHYAHYDLVGGRSAADQLYPCITEFLIRHDMV, encoded by the exons atgctTCTCAACAACATTGGTGCATCATCATTCTGTTGCATCCAACCACCACGACCCGACCCGAAACATAAAACCCGATTCATCTTTCATTGCCGGCGTGATCCTCCACCGTCTCCGGCGAAGCTACATTGGGAGAAGAGAAACGTGAAGCGACAATCAATATGCACCGCCGATGAGCTTCACCGTGTCACTGTTCCAAACTCCGATTGGAAACTTGCTCTCTGGCGCTACCTTCCTTCTCCCAAG GCTCCTTTGAGGAATCATCCGCTTTTGTTGTTGTCAGGGGTGGCTACCAATGCTATTGGTTATGATCTCTCTCCTGAG TCTTCATTTGCTCGGTACATGTCGGCACAAGGATTTGATACATGGACTCTTGAGGTTCGAGGTGCAGGGTTGAGCACGTATGGAGACAGCTTGGAGAAAGACGAGGAATGTCTCACGAATTCGCCTGAGATAGATTCTGCAATTAATGACAGTAAAAGTAGTGATTTTGAAAGAGCATTGGAATTTAAGAACCTGGGTGCTTCCTTTGAATCAGAAGCAAAATTTGAGGAATCACGGCCAACGGTGAGGTTGATGGAGGTTCTTACAGGGATGTCTGAAAGGCTTTTAAGCTTTCTCGGTAACG ATTTGTCGGAAGGGAGACACAACTCTGCAATTGTTAGTCAGATCAAGGATTTCCATCGGAGACTTCAAACTCTAATCAAAGGTCAACAAATTTTCCCACCGCAGATTTTAGAGTTGCCAGACCGTTTTAATACGACTTTAGAAGAATTTCAGAAACAGGTTGAGTTGATTGTCAAATATGATTGGGACTTTGATCATTATCTCGAAGAGGATGTACCTGCTGCG ATGGAATATATAAAGGCTCAATGCCAACCAAGGGATGGAAAATTGCTGGCGATTGGCCACTCAATGGGCGGTATCTTGTTGTATGCAATGCTCTCACGGTGTT GTTTTGATGAAAAGGATTCTTCATTCGCATCAGTTGTTACGTTGGCATCATCGCTCGACTATACACCTTCAAGATCATCACTCAAATGGCTCTTACCACTG GTAGAACCTGTTCAGGCATTAAACGTACCGGTTATTCCAGTTGGACCACTAATTGCTTCTGCATACCCTCTTGCGATAAATCCTCCGTATGTTTTATCTTGGCTAAATTCTCAGATTTCAGCTCAAGACATGATGGATCAAAAATTGTTTGAGAAACTTGTTTTGAATAACTTCT GTACTGTGCCTTCTAAGCTTCTCTTGCAGTTAAAAACAGTGTTACAGAACGGCGGTTTACGCGACAGGAGTGGAACGTTCTTCTACAAGGATCATCTCTGCAAAAGTAAAGTTCCTGTTTTAGCGATTGCTGGTGACCAGGACTTAATCTGCCCCCCAGAAGCTGTATACG AAACGGTGAAGCTTATTCCCGAGGAACTGGTTACATACAAAGTCTTCGGGGAGTTTGGAGGTCCACACTATGCCCACTATGACTTAGTGGGTGGCCGATCG GCTGCAGATCAACTGTATCCATGTATAACCGAATTCCTCATTCGTCATGACATGGTTTAA